The following are encoded in a window of Castanea sativa cultivar Marrone di Chiusa Pesio chromosome 9, ASM4071231v1 genomic DNA:
- the LOC142609715 gene encoding putative galacturonosyltransferase 4: MPDTWVRQLKDQIIRAKVYLSLLATRNNPLFTRELWGRTKEVQRVLGDVRKDSELPRNAYDKLKAMEQRLAKGKQLQDDCASVVKKLRPMLHSTEEQLRVHKKQTIFLTQLTAKMIPKGLPCLPLCLTTEYYTLNSSQHDFPNQEKLEGPQLYHYVLFSDNILAAAVVVNSTITYAKDPRSMFSTLLLIG, translated from the exons ATGCCGGATACTTGGGTGCGGCAACTCAAAGATCAGATCATCAGGGCAAAGGTTTATCTATCCCTCCTGGCCACAAGAAACAATCCACTCTTTACAAGGGAGCTTTGGGGGCGGACAAAGGAAGTTCAGCGAGTACTTGGAGATGTGAGAAAAGATTCTGAACTGCCAAGGAA TGCCTATGACAAATTGAAGGCAATGGAGCAAAGATTGGCCAAAGGAAAGCAACTTCAAGATGACTGTGCTTCTGTGGTGAAGAAGCTGAGGCCTATGCTCCACTCAACCGAAGAGCAGCTCCGAGTGCACAAAAAGCAGACTATATTCTTGACTCAATTGACAGCAAAAATGATTCCTAAAGGTCTGCCTTGTCTTCCATTGTGCCTTACAACTGAGTATTATACCTTGAATTCTTCTCAACATGACTTTCCAAATCAAGAGAAGTTAGAAGGCCCTCAGTTGTACCATTATGTATTATTCTCTGATAACATATTAGCAGCAGCAGTTGTTGTAAACTCAACTATAACATATGCTAAG GACCCTCGAAGCATGTTTTCCACATTGTTATTGATAGGCTAA